A stretch of Spirosoma oryzicola DNA encodes these proteins:
- a CDS encoding ATP-dependent Clp protease ATP-binding subunit: protein MEAKFSNRVKEVITLSREEALRLGHDYIGTEHLLLGMIREGEGVAVGLLKKLGISLDELRVTIEQATKGTATNNVKNLANIPLTRQSEKTLKITYLEAKIFKSPLIGTEHLLLSILRDEDNVATQILNKFNVNYEVIKEMLEYQSSGSRPVMGPETDDDDNDRGMFGGGGSSSSGKDPKGSEKSRTPVLDNFGRDLTKLAEVGKLDPIVGREKEIERVAQILSRRKKNNPILIGEPGVGKTAIAEGLALRIVQKKVSRVLFGKRVVTLDLASLVAGTKYRGQFEERMKAVMNELEKSPEVILFIDELHTIVGAGGASGSLDASNMFKPALARGDIQCIGATTLDEYRQYIEKDGALARRFQMVMVDATSIEETIEILNNIKDKYEDHHHVNYTPEAIEAAVKLSERYISDRFLPDKAIDVLDEVGARVHISNITVPEDILKLEEQIENIKKEKNQVVKSQKYEEAAQLRDKEKRLIDQLDRAKQAWEEDTKKRRYTVNEESVAEVVAMMTGIPVTSVSNDEGKKLVNMGEELKGRVIGQNAAIEKLVKAIQRTRVGLKDPKKPIGSFIFLGPTGVGKTELAKVLATYLFDKDDALVRIDMSEYMEKFSVSRLVGAPPGYVGYEEGGQLTEKIRRKPYSVVLLDEIEKAHPDVFNILLQVLDDGILTDGLGRRVDFRNTIIIMTSNIGVRDLKDFGAGIGFATRKSAETQDELMKNTIQSALRKAFSPEFLNRLDDVIVFNSLQREDIHRIIDLMLGKLLGRVTNLGYTVQLTEKAKDFLSEKGYDPQYGARPLSRAIQRYLEDPVAEEILKGELKEGDVIMADYPGEGEVLTITVKKPEAVVE from the coding sequence ATGGAAGCAAAATTCTCAAACCGCGTCAAGGAAGTTATCACGCTAAGTCGGGAGGAAGCCTTGCGCTTAGGCCACGACTACATCGGCACCGAACATCTGCTGTTAGGCATGATTCGTGAGGGCGAGGGTGTGGCCGTCGGGCTACTGAAAAAACTCGGTATCTCGCTCGACGAACTCCGGGTCACTATTGAACAGGCGACGAAAGGAACGGCTACGAACAATGTGAAAAACCTGGCGAATATTCCACTGACCCGTCAGTCGGAAAAAACGCTGAAAATCACGTACCTGGAAGCTAAGATTTTCAAAAGCCCGCTCATTGGAACGGAGCATTTGTTACTATCGATTCTGCGCGATGAAGACAATGTCGCCACGCAGATTCTGAATAAGTTCAACGTTAACTACGAAGTCATTAAAGAAATGCTCGAATATCAGTCTTCGGGAAGCCGTCCAGTGATGGGCCCCGAAACCGACGATGACGACAATGACCGGGGCATGTTCGGTGGTGGCGGTAGTTCCAGTTCGGGCAAAGATCCGAAGGGTTCTGAGAAGTCGAGAACACCTGTTCTTGATAACTTTGGCCGTGACCTGACCAAACTTGCTGAAGTCGGTAAACTTGATCCGATTGTTGGTCGTGAAAAAGAAATTGAGCGTGTGGCCCAAATCCTGAGCCGCCGGAAGAAAAATAACCCGATCCTGATTGGTGAGCCGGGCGTCGGTAAGACGGCCATCGCCGAAGGACTTGCTCTGCGCATTGTGCAGAAAAAAGTATCGCGGGTACTGTTCGGCAAACGCGTCGTAACGCTCGATCTGGCATCGCTCGTTGCTGGCACGAAATACCGTGGTCAGTTCGAAGAGCGGATGAAAGCCGTCATGAACGAGCTGGAGAAGTCGCCGGAAGTAATCCTGTTCATCGATGAGTTGCATACCATCGTAGGAGCTGGTGGTGCGTCGGGTTCACTCGATGCCTCGAACATGTTCAAACCAGCACTAGCGCGCGGTGACATTCAATGTATTGGTGCTACCACGCTTGACGAGTATCGTCAGTACATCGAGAAAGATGGTGCGTTAGCCCGTCGTTTCCAGATGGTCATGGTCGATGCTACGTCAATCGAAGAAACCATTGAAATCCTGAATAACATCAAGGATAAATACGAAGATCACCACCACGTTAACTACACACCCGAAGCGATTGAGGCTGCTGTGAAGTTATCGGAGCGGTATATCTCGGACCGGTTCCTACCCGACAAAGCCATTGACGTGCTGGATGAAGTCGGTGCTCGCGTACACATCTCAAACATCACGGTTCCCGAAGATATTTTAAAGCTCGAAGAGCAGATTGAGAATATTAAGAAGGAGAAAAACCAGGTTGTTAAGAGCCAGAAATACGAAGAGGCTGCTCAGCTTCGCGATAAAGAAAAACGCCTGATCGATCAACTCGACCGTGCCAAGCAGGCATGGGAGGAAGATACTAAGAAACGTCGCTACACGGTAAACGAGGAAAGCGTTGCCGAAGTCGTTGCGATGATGACGGGTATCCCAGTCACGAGCGTATCGAATGATGAAGGCAAGAAACTCGTCAACATGGGCGAGGAGCTGAAAGGTCGGGTTATTGGACAAAACGCTGCTATCGAGAAACTGGTGAAAGCCATTCAGCGGACGCGCGTTGGTCTGAAAGATCCAAAGAAACCAATCGGTTCGTTTATCTTCCTTGGCCCAACGGGTGTTGGTAAGACAGAGCTTGCGAAAGTACTGGCTACCTATCTCTTCGACAAAGACGATGCGCTGGTTCGGATCGATATGTCGGAGTACATGGAGAAATTCAGCGTCAGCCGACTGGTTGGAGCTCCTCCGGGCTACGTGGGTTACGAAGAAGGTGGTCAGTTGACCGAAAAGATTCGTCGGAAACCATACAGCGTTGTATTGTTGGATGAGATCGAAAAAGCGCACCCAGATGTGTTCAACATTCTGCTGCAAGTGCTTGATGATGGTATCCTGACAGACGGTCTGGGCCGCCGGGTTGATTTCCGGAACACGATCATCATCATGACGTCGAATATCGGGGTTCGTGATCTAAAAGATTTTGGAGCCGGTATTGGTTTCGCGACACGCAAGTCTGCCGAAACGCAAGACGAGCTGATGAAGAACACGATCCAGAGCGCGCTGCGCAAAGCGTTCTCACCGGAGTTCTTAAACCGTCTTGACGATGTGATTGTGTTTAACTCACTGCAACGTGAAGACATTCACCGCATCATCGATCTTATGCTGGGTAAACTCCTGGGACGCGTAACCAACCTTGGCTACACTGTCCAGCTGACCGAGAAAGCGAAAGATTTCTTATCAGAAAAAGGATATGACCCACAATACGGTGCTCGTCCGCTAAGCCGTGCGATTCAACGTTACCTTGAAGATCCCGTTGCAGAAGAAATTCTGAAAGGCGAATTGAAAGAAGGTGATGTAATCATGGCTGATTATCCCGGCGAAGGTGAAGTACTTACCATCACGGTTAAGAAGCCGGAAGCAGTGGTTGAATAA
- a CDS encoding lysophospholipid acyltransferase family protein: MIFFRLLSRLPLRVLYGLSDFLYFLLLYVVRYRRDVVLENLRLSFPEKSAAEIQSIAKGFYRNLTDLIVETIKMPALSADELRRRVHFSNAELVKDQLSAGQAVIGMASHTSNWEWIPSASVLQGMPTDSVYKTLNNPFFENLMRSIRASFGAVPVPMNTLPRRMVAQKDVPRIVALVADQVPDIPEYAHWIDFLHRDTPFYPGTERLARSRNLPVFYTELRRVRRGYYEVTFTNIGQPPYDALPSGAILEKYRDLLEETIRKYPSDWLWSHKRWKHWRGKYAKVGAKI; the protein is encoded by the coding sequence ATGATCTTTTTCCGTTTGCTGTCCAGACTACCGCTCAGGGTCCTCTATGGCTTATCTGACTTCTTGTACTTTCTATTGCTTTACGTAGTTCGCTACCGGCGTGATGTGGTACTGGAAAACCTTCGTTTGTCGTTTCCAGAAAAATCAGCCGCTGAAATACAGTCAATTGCCAAAGGATTTTACCGCAACTTAACTGACTTGATCGTTGAAACGATCAAGATGCCCGCGCTCTCCGCCGATGAACTGAGACGACGGGTCCATTTCTCAAATGCAGAGCTGGTCAAAGACCAGTTGAGTGCAGGTCAGGCAGTAATTGGCATGGCTTCGCACACCAGCAATTGGGAATGGATTCCATCCGCTTCCGTCTTGCAGGGCATGCCAACCGACAGTGTCTACAAAACGCTGAATAATCCTTTCTTTGAGAACTTGATGCGGTCGATACGCGCTAGTTTTGGCGCTGTTCCGGTACCAATGAATACCCTTCCCCGCCGGATGGTAGCCCAAAAGGACGTTCCGCGTATTGTCGCTCTGGTCGCCGATCAAGTGCCGGATATTCCTGAATACGCGCACTGGATCGATTTTCTCCACCGCGACACGCCTTTCTATCCGGGTACCGAACGACTGGCCCGTAGCCGAAATCTACCCGTTTTTTATACGGAGCTCCGCCGGGTTCGGCGTGGCTATTATGAAGTGACGTTTACCAACATCGGCCAGCCCCCCTACGATGCCTTGCCCTCGGGGGCTATCCTGGAGAAATACCGCGATTTGCTGGAAGAGACCATTCGAAAATACCCCTCCGACTGGCTCTGGTCACACAAGCGGTGGAAACACTGGCGGGGTAAATACGCGAAAGTCGGCGCGAAGATCTAG
- a CDS encoding WbqC family protein: MEKYQPQPDHTELLVELHYLPCLDYVSGLLQFRRVRVEAHEHYQKQSYRNRCYVLTANKVDTLTVPVQQGTHHNPVRDLRIDTSQPWQMHHWRCLKSAYGKAPFFDYYAPEFEPVYQKNWAFLFDLNYELLTICLKLVRQRVDLNLTDCYEKVPEVGLFDARSLINPRNRPESYVFYKPKPYAQNFGFDFVPNLSIIDLLFCQGPLATEFLSLK, encoded by the coding sequence TTGGAAAAGTACCAACCGCAGCCTGATCATACCGAGTTACTCGTTGAATTACATTATTTGCCTTGTTTAGATTATGTCTCAGGGTTATTGCAGTTTCGGCGAGTGCGGGTTGAGGCTCATGAGCATTACCAGAAGCAAAGTTACAGAAATCGTTGCTACGTTCTGACGGCAAATAAAGTAGACACCCTGACGGTGCCGGTGCAGCAAGGAACGCACCACAATCCAGTTCGGGACCTTCGGATCGATACGAGTCAGCCCTGGCAAATGCACCACTGGCGATGCCTGAAATCGGCTTACGGAAAAGCACCTTTTTTTGACTACTACGCGCCGGAGTTTGAACCAGTGTACCAAAAAAACTGGGCATTCCTGTTTGATTTGAATTATGAACTGCTGACAATTTGTCTGAAATTAGTAAGGCAACGTGTCGACCTAAACCTGACAGATTGCTATGAGAAAGTACCGGAAGTCGGCCTATTTGACGCTCGCTCATTAATAAATCCGAGAAACAGGCCTGAATCGTATGTATTCTACAAGCCGAAGCCGTACGCACAAAACTTTGGCTTTGATTTTGTACCCAACCTTAGCATAATAGACCTATTATTTTGCCAGGGACCGCTGGCGACGGAGTTTTTAAGTTTGAAATGA